From a single Raphanus sativus cultivar WK10039 chromosome 3, ASM80110v3, whole genome shotgun sequence genomic region:
- the LOC108844705 gene encoding probable calcium-binding protein CML48 has protein sequence MAYAPSAPELPESFGQQLDQEARYTYAYPTNQLGSSGMFSAETHPDIVTSFESAGGNRSGFLDESELRHALSFSGYQGIRNRTIRFLLFIYKTPGESLLRLGPKEYTELCNSLAQWRAMFDRYDRDRSGKMNALELRDAFYHLGYMLPTSVLQLIISSQFDDATGNTVDLCFDRFLECGMIVKSLTEKFKEKDPGYTGYATLSYDTFMSMVIPFIASYD, from the exons ATGGCGTACGCACCGTCAGCACCGGAGCTTCCAGAATCATTCGGGCAGCAGCTTGACCAGGAAGCTAGATACACTTACGCGTATCCAACGAACCAACTCGGATCTTCCGGAATGTTTTCAGCGGAAACGCATCCGGACATCGTAACGAGCTTCGAGTCGGCTGGCGGAAACCGGAGCGGTTTCCTCGATGAATCGGAGCTCCGGCATGCGTTGTCGTTTTCTGGCTATCAAGGAATCCGTAACAGAACGATTAGGTTCCTCTTGTTCATCTACAAGACCCCTGGAGAGTCTCTGCTACGACTTG GTCCTAAGGAGTATACTGAGTTGTGCAATAGCCTTGCTCAATGGCGT GCCATGTTTGACAGGTACGATAGAGATAGGAGTGGAAAGATGAATGCTTTAGAGCTCAGAGACGCTTTCTATCATCTCGGTTACATGCTTCCAACCTCTGTTCTCCAGCTTATTATCTCATCTCAGTTTGATGATGCCACTGGCAACACTGTCGATCTCTGTTTTGACAGATTCCTCGA ATGTGGGATGATTGTGAAG AGTTTGACTGAGAAGTTCAAAGAGAAGGACCCCGGTTACACAGGCTACGCAACGCTCTCTTACGATACTTTCATGTCGATGGTCATTCCGTTCATCGCCTCATATGACTAA
- the LOC108844704 gene encoding dephospho-CoA kinase isoform X2, which yields MRIVGLTGGIASGKSTVSNLFKANGIPVVDADVIARNVLKKGSGGWKRVVAAFGEEILLPSREVDRPKLGQMVFSSDSKRQLLNKLMAPYISSGIFWEILKQWAKGAKVIVVDIPLLFETKMDRWTKPVVVVWVSQETQLNRLMERDGLSEEDARNRAMAQMSLDSKRSKADIVIDNNGGLDQLHQQFDKVLSEIRRPLTWIEFWRSRQGAFSILGLVTSGLLVCKQLN from the exons ATGAGAATAGTGGGTCTAACGGGAGGAATAGCGTCTGGGAAGAGTACAGTCTCCAACCTCTTCAAGGCTAATGGCATTCCTGTTGTTGATGCTGATGTCATTGCTCGT AATGTACTGAAGAAAGGAAGTGGTGGATGGAAGAGAGTAGTTGCTGCTTTTGGTGAGGAGATTCTTCTTCCTAGTAGAGAAGTTGATCGGCCAAAGCTTGGTCAGATGGTCTTCTCTTCAGATTCCAAGCGCCAACTTCTCAACAA GTTAATGGCTCCGTACATATCATCTGGTATCTTTTGGGAGATACTGAAACAATGGGCGAAAGGAGCTAAAGTGATAGTCGTCGATATCCCATTGCTGTTCGAAACTAAGATGGATAGATGGACTAAACCCGTTGTTGTTGTGTGGGTTAGTCAAGAAACACAGCTCAATAGACTGATGGAGAGAGATGGACTGAGTGAGGAAGATGCAAGAAACAGAGCGATGGCTCAGATGTCTTTGGATTCGAAAAGAAGCAAAGCGGATATTGTGATTGATAATAACGGCGGTCTCGACCAGCTACACCAACAGTTTGACAAGGTTTTGTCTGAGATCAGAAGACCGTTGACATGGATTGAGTTTTGGCGTTCAAGGCAAGGCGCCTTCTCGATCCTTGGTTTGGTGACTTCTGGACTACTTGTTTGCAAACAACTCAATTAG
- the LOC108844704 gene encoding dephospho-CoA kinase isoform X1, with the protein MIVCKPVNITTAFVYRRASRSGLFYHLRIPKSLLRFQFRRMRIVGLTGGIASGKSTVSNLFKANGIPVVDADVIARNVLKKGSGGWKRVVAAFGEEILLPSREVDRPKLGQMVFSSDSKRQLLNKLMAPYISSGIFWEILKQWAKGAKVIVVDIPLLFETKMDRWTKPVVVVWVSQETQLNRLMERDGLSEEDARNRAMAQMSLDSKRSKADIVIDNNGGLDQLHQQFDKVLSEIRRPLTWIEFWRSRQGAFSILGLVTSGLLVCKQLN; encoded by the exons ATCACTACAGCTTTCGTCTATCGAAGAGCTTCTAGATCGGGACTATTCTATCACCTCCGAATTCCTAAATCTTTGCTCCGCTTCCAGTTCAG GAGAATGAGAATAGTGGGTCTAACGGGAGGAATAGCGTCTGGGAAGAGTACAGTCTCCAACCTCTTCAAGGCTAATGGCATTCCTGTTGTTGATGCTGATGTCATTGCTCGT AATGTACTGAAGAAAGGAAGTGGTGGATGGAAGAGAGTAGTTGCTGCTTTTGGTGAGGAGATTCTTCTTCCTAGTAGAGAAGTTGATCGGCCAAAGCTTGGTCAGATGGTCTTCTCTTCAGATTCCAAGCGCCAACTTCTCAACAA GTTAATGGCTCCGTACATATCATCTGGTATCTTTTGGGAGATACTGAAACAATGGGCGAAAGGAGCTAAAGTGATAGTCGTCGATATCCCATTGCTGTTCGAAACTAAGATGGATAGATGGACTAAACCCGTTGTTGTTGTGTGGGTTAGTCAAGAAACACAGCTCAATAGACTGATGGAGAGAGATGGACTGAGTGAGGAAGATGCAAGAAACAGAGCGATGGCTCAGATGTCTTTGGATTCGAAAAGAAGCAAAGCGGATATTGTGATTGATAATAACGGCGGTCTCGACCAGCTACACCAACAGTTTGACAAGGTTTTGTCTGAGATCAGAAGACCGTTGACATGGATTGAGTTTTGGCGTTCAAGGCAAGGCGCCTTCTCGATCCTTGGTTTGGTGACTTCTGGACTACTTGTTTGCAAACAACTCAATTAG